The Terriglobia bacterium genome segment GGAGTTTTCGTTTGTGCTGGGGACACCATCTGATGATGTCGATGGCCAGATCGATCGCGATATCCGCTACATCCGGCGCATCAAGGAAATCAATCCGAAGAGCGAAATCGTTATCTATGTGTTCTCGCCGGTTTTCTTCGACGATGCCGACCTTCTGCAGAAAGCCCGGGAGCACGGCTTCACATTTCCCGAGCAGCTGGAAGAATGGCTCGATCCGAAGTGGACGGCGTTCGATCTGCGGAAATATCCGCTGACGCCCTGGCTCAAGCCGCGGCACTTCGAGAAAATCTTCAATTTCGAGCGCGTTTTGAATGCGCGCTTCCCGACCGTTTCAGACATCAAACTGAAAACCTGGCAGACGGGCATTCTCAAAACCCTTGGCGGGTGGCGGTACAAAGCCGGTTTCTACAAAGCGCCGTGGGAAATCCGTCTGGTGGCAAACCGGCTGTTCCGCTATCGCCAGCCGGAAATCGAAGGGTTCTGATTTGCGCGCCTTGCTGGATCCAATCAAGTTCAAGCTGCAGCAAAGGTCGCATCGTCTTCAGGTTCTGCCGATCATCATTGTCTATCTCAACAATGTCTGCGACAGCCGATGTGTGACCTGCTCGATCTGGAAGAACAATGAAGCGCTGAAGATTCCGGCCGAACGGCAGATGTCCGGCGAGCTCCTTGAGGAGTTGTATCAGAACCTCGGGAAATGGCATCCGAGGCAGATCCTGCTGTCCGGCGGAGAGCCGGCGCTTCATCCCTCGTTTGCGGAAGCCGTGCGCAAGTTTCGCGATATTGCCGGGAAGGTTTGCGTCATCAGCAACGGGCTGGCCCTGAGTTCGTGCGGTTCGCGCGCGCTGCAGGGCGTTTCGGAATTTTATATTTCGTTTGACGGCCATGACCGCGAGTCTTACCGCCGGATTCGCGGTGTCGACGGATTCGAGCGTCTGGCGTCCACTCTCGAAATCCTGAACACACTGCGCAGGCGCCCGAAGATCGTCGCCCGCTGCACCCTTCAGAAAGCCAATGTCCGACGGTTGCCGCAGCTGGTGGAGGCTGCTCGCGCCATGGGGTTCGATTGCATTTCGTTTCTTGGGGCCGACCTCGGCAGCCCGGCTTTCGCCAGGGACCTGCACGGTCCGGCGGATGCGGAGGCCATTCAGCCGGACGGCGAGGACTTGCTCGAAATGACGGATGCCCTTCGAGGGCTCGACTACAGCGATGGTTTCGTAGAGGGCGGTGTAGAGAGACTGAATCGGATTGCTCAATACTTTCGCGCTCTGAGGGGCGAGGGCGAGCTGCCGGCTGTGAGCTGCAATGCGCCGTGGATGTCGATGGTCATCGAAACGACGGGCAGGATGCGCGGATGTTTCTTCCAGCCCGTGATCGGCGATTTTCGAACCGTCAATGAAGAAGCGGCGTTGAGTTTCCGCCGCAACTTGAACGTAAGCACCGATGCCACATGCGAGCGCTGCGTCTGCAGCAGATCGCTGGGTGTGGCTGAGTTTTTGCGAATGTAGCACTAACTAATCAGCGAAATATCGATTGAGCGACATTCCCCGCCGTTCCAAGGCGGGGTGGCTGCGCGCATCAAAGATTCCAGAATCGCGTGCAGACGGGGCGGTTAGTAACTTCAAACAAGAAAGGAGCGCTTCGCGGTTCGTTAACAACCACCCCACCCTCGCGTTCTAACGATTTGATCGCTCGGGCACCCCTCCTTGAAAACGGAGGGGAATGTTACTCAATTTCACGTTTCAAGCCACGCCGTGAGATCGCGCTGCAGAAGCGATCCGAGACGCTGAATATCGTTCCTGTAGTACTCAACGAGAAGCCCGCGATCGGCCGCTTCCATCTTCAGCGACGCGCCGCGCCTGAAAAGCAGCCGGCGCAGGGCGAGTTGCAGGTTTTCGGGAATCGCCCGGCCAATCTGATGCGTCATATCCAGGCGCATCGCCAGGTGGTAAGCGAACGGAAATCTCGGCGCCTGCCGTTCAAGCTTCTTCCGCGATGTATCCGGACGAAACTCCGGATCCACACCCAGGAACTGGAAAATGTCGGCAAGCAGCCGTTGCGGCTGTTTCCAGTGCTCCTCGTACCAGTAGATGCGAATATTTTCTCTCGGGAAGCGTTCCAGATAGCGCTTCACCTGCTCCTCATACAAACCGATCTCGAGCAGCGGGTAATGGGCCGAAATCGTCCGGTCGCGATTCCTTAAGCACGCTTCGATGTGCTCGCGGAACGAGCAGTGAATGAGGCCCACGGCGGCCTGGTGCAGATATTGAGAAAAGGCGCGCTCCGCGGGATCGCGCAGCATGATGATGATTTTCGCGTCCGGGATCCGGGCCGCGATGTTTGCGGGCGCCGTCTCCGACCACAGATAGATCACGGATGCCTCGCCGAGGGCGATCTCGTCCCGGACTCCTCGAAAGAGTTCCAGATATTCCTGCCAGGTGGAGAACAGCCATCCGGGCGGCCGGTCCGCCTGTTCCCGCGATCTTAGCCCGATATATCTCCGATGTGTCTCCGAGAGATTATCGAGCCGGACCTCCGATGCGAAATAGCAGGGCTCCTTCACGGGGCTCATGTAAATCTGTGGATGCTGCCGAAGATAGTGATACAGCGAGGTTGTGCCGGCCTTGCCGGTCCCCGCGATAAAGAAATTCGGCGCCCGGCCGCCACCCATGAGCCGGATCATATATCACCTTGTTGCCGTTTCTGCGTCGAACCGGTAGACTGAGGCTCCACCCCCTTGGAGTTCGGATGACCGATATTCTGCTCGGCCACGCCTATTTTCTCAAATACGACATCATTGAGCGGCGTGTCATGAAACCGTATCCACCGCTTGGAATTCTGTACCTTTCGTCGTATTTGAAGCGTGCAGGCTTCGGAGTTGAAGTTTTCGATTCGACCTTCCGGGATTTTGAAGACTTTGCAGCCGTGGTTCGGCGCATAAAACCGCGCATTGTCGGGCTCTATGCAAACATCATTACCCGCGAGAACGTTTTTCGCCTGGCGGGGATTGCGAAAGCGAACGGTGTTGAATTTGTGGTCGTGGGCGGTCCCGACGCGTCGGAATGGTGCGAGCGATACTTCGCGAACGGCGTCGACGTCATCGGCACGAACGAAGGCGAGCAGACCCTCGAAGAACTGATTCCCTGGCTGCAGCAGAAGGGACTCGCCGGTCTTGAAAGCGTCCGCGGC includes the following:
- a CDS encoding radical SAM protein, with translation MLDPIKFKLQQRSHRLQVLPIIIVYLNNVCDSRCVTCSIWKNNEALKIPAERQMSGELLEELYQNLGKWHPRQILLSGGEPALHPSFAEAVRKFRDIAGKVCVISNGLALSSCGSRALQGVSEFYISFDGHDRESYRRIRGVDGFERLASTLEILNTLRRRPKIVARCTLQKANVRRLPQLVEAARAMGFDCISFLGADLGSPAFARDLHGPADAEAIQPDGEDLLEMTDALRGLDYSDGFVEGGVERLNRIAQYFRALRGEGELPAVSCNAPWMSMVIETTGRMRGCFFQPVIGDFRTVNEEAALSFRRNLNVSTDATCERCVCSRSLGVAEFLRM
- a CDS encoding sulfotransferase domain-containing protein, producing the protein MIRLMGGGRAPNFFIAGTGKAGTTSLYHYLRQHPQIYMSPVKEPCYFASEVRLDNLSETHRRYIGLRSREQADRPPGWLFSTWQEYLELFRGVRDEIALGEASVIYLWSETAPANIAARIPDAKIIIMLRDPAERAFSQYLHQAAVGLIHCSFREHIEACLRNRDRTISAHYPLLEIGLYEEQVKRYLERFPRENIRIYWYEEHWKQPQRLLADIFQFLGVDPEFRPDTSRKKLERQAPRFPFAYHLAMRLDMTHQIGRAIPENLQLALRRLLFRRGASLKMEAADRGLLVEYYRNDIQRLGSLLQRDLTAWLET